In one Podarcis muralis chromosome 7, rPodMur119.hap1.1, whole genome shotgun sequence genomic region, the following are encoded:
- the LOC114602994 gene encoding chemerin-like receptor 1: MESTTALTNLPINNSYPDPSDLHYEYEYDEEAYMFGKTLQKRLNIVAMIIYSLAFLLGVIGNGLVIFITGFRMKRTVNTVWFLNLAIADFAFTFFLPLSIAYLALDFHWPFGLAICKLNSTLAFLNLYASVYLLTIISIDRFVSVFWPVWAQNHRTPRLASFVALGVWILALVLCSPNLYFRDTVQHHNDPKKTNCYTRYGSPQQHNAMVASRFIFGFFIPFNIIIVCYGAIVLKLRRNQLTESNKPFKVITAVIVAFFVCWLPYHIFSFIELKAREDVDLVLVLIIGVPLTTSLAFVNSCLNPILYAFMGHDFKERLRYSLFSAFESAFAEDSCQSLVTNKTRSSVELDSQGV, encoded by the coding sequence ATGGAGAGCACAACTGCACTGACAAACCTTCCCATTAATAATTCTTACCCAGACCCCTCAGATCTTCACTATGAATATGAATACGACGAGGAAGCATATATGTTTGGGAAAACCTTGCAAAAAAGGTTGAACATTGTCGCTATGATAATTTACAGCCTTGCCTTCCTGTTGGGAGTCATTGGTAATGGGCTGGTTATATTCATTACCGGCTTCCGTATGAAGAGGACAGTCAACACTGTCTGGTTCCTCAACTTGGCCATTGCTGACTTTGCCTTCACTTTCTTCCTTCCCCTGAGCATTGCCTACCTAGCCCTGGACTTTCATTGGCCCTTTGGCCTGGCAATATGCAAGTTGAACTCTACCCTTGCCTTCCTCAACCTCTATGCCAGTGTCTACCTCCTCACAATCATCAGCATCGACCGGTTCGTTTCTGTGTTCTGGCCTGTGTGGGCTCAGAATCATCGGACACCCAGGCTGGCTTCCTTTGTGGCCTTGGGTGTTTGGATCTTGGCACTGGTGCTGTGTTCTCCAAACCTCTATTTCAGGGATACAGTCCAACATCACAATGATCCAAAAAAGACCAACTGCTACACCAGATATGGTAGCCCTCAGCAGCATAATGCAATGGTCGCCAGCCGGTTCATCTTTGGCTTCTTCATCCCCTTCAACATCATCATCGTTTGCTACGGGGCGATTGTTCTGAAGCTGAGGAGGAACCAGCTAACCGAATCAAACAAGCCCTTCAAGGTCATCACAGCAGTGATTGTGGCCTTCTTTGTCTGTTGGCTTCCctatcatatcttctctttcATTGAGCTGAAAGCACGAGAAGATGTAGACCTGGTTTTGGTGTTGATCATCGGCGTCCCGCTGACAACCAGCTTGGCTTTCGTCAACAGCTGCCTCAATCCCATCTTGTATGCCTTCATGGGGCATGATTTCAAGGAGAGGCTGAGATACTCACTCTTCTCTGCATTTGAGAGTGCCTTTGCTGAGGACAGCTGCCAGAGCTTGGTGACCAACAAGACCAGATCTTCAGTAGAGTTAGACTCCCAGGGTGTATGA
- the LOC114603106 gene encoding chemerin-like receptor 1, with amino-acid sequence MDLLPFFQPDNDTDFPPPTNSDVFDYNWTEECLLDPRSDNAHILPAMRIFSLTIYTITLLLGATGNGLVIFLTGFHMKKTVTTIWYLNLAVADFIFALCLSTEIAYVSLGYRWTLGRLMCKLNTMVPLLNMFASVFFLTAISADRYAAVVHPVWALNHRSLQLASLVAVFIWVAALALSIPYFSFRDTEELMDGTIHCIYSFHLQDEGSLRTHRLMVLAEFALGFLIPFGIILACYCAIMIKLRGKIFGQFGRSFKIIVAVVMAFFFCWFPHHLFSILETLEDDSLQMQTTLDIGTPLAEGLVCLNSCLNPILYVFVGSNYKKTSRRSLFLAFKGAVNDKWAFTPSFPSNRTSSSTSGVESSMV; translated from the coding sequence ATGGATCTTCTCCCCTTCTTCCAACCTGACAATGATACAGACTTTCCACCACCCACCAACAGCGACGTGTTTGACTACAACTGGACAGAAGAATGTCTCCTAGACCCTCGCTCTGATAATGCCCACATTTTGCCAGCAATGAGAATATTTTCCTTGACAATCTACACCATCACCTTGCTCTTGGGGGCCACGGGCAACGGCCTTGTTATCTTCCTCACCGGTTTCCACATGAAGAAGACGGTTACCACCATCTGGTATCTCAACTTGGCTGTGGCTGATTTCATCTTCGCCCTTTGCCTCTCCACCGAGATAGCTTACGTGTCTCTGGGTTATCGCTGGACTCTGGGGAGGCTGATGTGCAAACTCAACACCATGGTTCCCCTCTTGAACATGTTTGCCAGCGTCTTCTTCTTAACAGCCATCAGTGCTGACCGCTACGCTGCTGTGGTCCACCCGGTTTGGGCCTTGAACCACCGCAGTCTCCAGCTTGCTTCCCTGGTGGCTGTGTTCATCTGGGTAGCAGCCTTGGCTCTCAGCATCCCGTACTTCAGCTTCCGCGACACAGAAGAGCTAATGGATGGCACTATACATTGCATCTACAGCTTCCATTTGCAGGATGAGGGCAGCCTAAGGACACACCGTCTCATGGTGCTTGCTGAATTTGCGCTCGGCTTCCTAATCCCCTTCGGCATCATTCTGGCCTGCTACTGCGCCATCATGATCAAGCTAAGGGGGAAGATCTTTGGCCAATTTGGACGATCCTTCAAGATCATAGTGGCAGTGGTCATGGccttcttcttctgttggttCCCCCACCACCTCTTCTCCATTCTCGAAACACTGGAAGACGATAGCCTTCAAATGCAAACCACCCTAGATATTGGCACCCCACTGGCTGAGGGCCTGGTCTGTCTCAACAGCTGCCTCAATCCCATTCTGTATGTCTTTGTCGGGTCCAACTACAAAAAGACCAGCCGCCGATCCCTCTTCCTGGCCTTTAAAGGAGCGGTCAACGACAAGTGGGCCTTCACGCCTTCTTTCCCCAGCAACAGAACCTCCAGCTCCACTTCAGGAGTGGAGTCCAGCATGGTTTGA